The following are from one region of the Candidatus Paceibacterota bacterium genome:
- a CDS encoding glycosyltransferase, with amino-acid sequence MFSIHSDPLAHLGSQETGGQNIYVRSLAEELGKLGHKVDVFTRWDSTNKKHISQINKNARVVRLRGGKKSYVQKTELFNILPEVYLNFLKFIEVKDNYDVFHGHYWDGAWMALKAKCQFSKPLIENFHSLGKIRQATKKKYLTNKNETDYFQKRFDVEKETVERADAVVSLAKSEKESLVKIYDSIPGKVKVIPGGVNLQKFKPLSKEKARESLRIDQKNFVLLYVGRLEWRKGIGSLITATKLLKKKIPNIKIVIVGGKIHGKEKNVLDFKEYERLLEKAKKEKVENLIKFTGMINHRRLRNFYSAADALIVPSYYEPFGLVALEGMATKIPVIVSAVGGLKEIISHKKTGLLFKARSPVDIKNKVQMLYSSKRLQEKLIKNGYKYVSKNHSWPFIAKKISDEYKKYI; translated from the coding sequence ATGTTCAGCATACACTCCGACCCCCTCGCACATCTTGGTTCTCAAGAAACTGGAGGACAAAACATCTACGTAAGATCTTTAGCCGAAGAACTCGGCAAATTAGGACATAAAGTAGATGTCTTTACTCGTTGGGACTCCACAAATAAAAAACATATTTCTCAAATCAACAAAAACGCAAGAGTGGTTAGGTTAAGAGGCGGTAAGAAAAGTTATGTCCAAAAAACCGAACTTTTTAATATATTGCCAGAAGTTTATTTAAATTTCTTGAAATTCATTGAAGTTAAAGATAACTACGATGTTTTCCATGGGCATTACTGGGATGGAGCATGGATGGCGTTAAAAGCAAAATGCCAATTTTCAAAACCGCTTATTGAAAACTTTCATTCTTTAGGAAAAATCAGGCAAGCCACAAAAAAGAAATATTTAACGAACAAAAACGAAACTGATTATTTTCAGAAAAGATTTGACGTAGAAAAAGAAACGGTAGAGAGAGCTGACGCAGTCGTAAGTCTTGCAAAAAGCGAAAAAGAATCGCTGGTTAAAATCTATGATTCCATTCCAGGAAAAGTAAAAGTTATCCCTGGGGGCGTAAATCTTCAGAAATTTAAGCCACTTTCAAAAGAAAAAGCGAGAGAGAGCTTACGAATAGACCAAAAAAACTTTGTACTTTTGTACGTTGGCCGACTTGAGTGGCGTAAAGGAATTGGATCTTTAATAACCGCAACCAAACTTCTAAAAAAGAAAATTCCAAATATTAAAATTGTTATTGTTGGAGGGAAAATACATGGCAAAGAAAAAAATGTTTTAGATTTTAAAGAATATGAAAGATTACTCGAGAAAGCAAAAAAAGAAAAAGTTGAAAATCTCATTAAATTTACCGGTATGATAAATCACAGAAGATTAAGAAATTTTTATTCTGCCGCAGATGCTTTGATTGTCCCCTCTTACTATGAACCGTTCGGTCTTGTAGCACTCGAAGGAATGGCAACAAAAATACCTGTTATTGTATCTGCCGTTGGCGGATTAAAAGAAATAATTTCTCATAAAAAAACAGGCCTTTTATTTAAAGCACGTAGTCCCGTTGACATAAAAAACAAAGTCCAAATGCTATATTCTTCAAAAAGACTCCAAGAAAAACTCATTAAAAATGGCTATAAATACGTATCAAAAAATCACTCTTGGCCTTTTATCGCAAAAAAAATTAGCGACGAATATAAAAAGTATATATAA
- a CDS encoding L28 family ribosomal protein: MLKGKGNFIKNMRKCEICGKTYTVKTVRKKLRGKYNPTSKQRKYPNLQWVRLPSGKRVKACTKCIKTLSKTK, from the coding sequence ATGTTAAAAGGAAAAGGTAATTTTATAAAAAACATGAGGAAATGTGAAATTTGCGGGAAAACATATACTGTAAAAACCGTTCGAAAGAAATTAAGAGGTAAATATAATCCCACAAGCAAACAAAGGAAGTATCCAAATTTACAATGGGTGCGTTTGCCATCTGGCAAGCGCGTCAAAGCTTGCACAAAGTGTATCAAGACCCTTTCAAAAACGAAATAG
- a CDS encoding RNA-binding protein, which translates to MEEAKNKLYVGNLAYEINDEKLKEIFSAAGEVTEAVVIMDKISGRSKGFGFVTMKDDAAAEKAIEQLNETDLEGRKIIVNVARPMRER; encoded by the coding sequence ATGGAAGAAGCAAAAAACAAGCTCTACGTTGGAAACTTGGCATATGAAATCAACGATGAAAAGCTGAAAGAAATTTTTTCAGCTGCCGGTGAAGTAACAGAAGCCGTTGTTATCATGGACAAGATTTCCGGACGTTCAAAGGGTTTTGGCTTTGTTACAATGAAAGATGACGCTGCAGCTGAAAAAGCTATTGAGCAGCTAAACGAAACAGACCTCGAAGGAAGGAAAATCATTGTTAACGTTGCAAGACCAATGCGCGAAAGATAA
- a CDS encoding sigma-70 family RNA polymerase sigma factor, with protein MICLSFNDNHKLELENDEDLVKLAQQGNEEAQRVLLERYKYIASTKASLYFLPGGDQDDLFQEGMIGLFKAIRGYQEGRDSSFKSFAFLCVSRSIVTALILANRRKHKALDGYSSLDKYVSPDGEEGNNHLPASYLEDPEEIFINNIEREEMEVFLREKLSPFEFAVVQLFIQGFSYREIAKKLGISEKQVDNALCRARVKTKRYAEYMDTKDKKKEVLKVPISGYTIFMKEQYRKGLTMDQALEAYRELSPEKKEVLSNEAK; from the coding sequence GTGATTTGCTTGTCATTTAACGATAACCACAAACTGGAGCTTGAAAACGATGAGGACTTGGTAAAGCTGGCTCAGCAAGGAAACGAAGAAGCCCAGCGAGTCTTGTTAGAGCGTTATAAATACATAGCAAGCACGAAAGCAAGTTTGTATTTTCTTCCCGGAGGAGATCAAGACGATTTATTCCAGGAAGGGATGATTGGCCTTTTTAAGGCAATTCGCGGTTATCAAGAGGGGCGCGATTCTTCTTTTAAGAGCTTTGCTTTTTTGTGCGTTTCTCGAAGTATAGTCACAGCACTAATACTAGCAAATCGCCGGAAGCACAAAGCTCTTGATGGTTATTCCTCTTTAGATAAATACGTTAGCCCAGATGGGGAAGAAGGCAATAACCATTTGCCGGCCAGCTACTTGGAAGATCCAGAAGAGATTTTTATCAACAATATAGAAAGAGAGGAGATGGAGGTCTTCTTACGAGAGAAGTTGTCACCCTTTGAATTTGCGGTAGTTCAGCTATTTATTCAAGGATTTTCTTACAGGGAAATAGCCAAAAAGCTGGGCATATCCGAAAAGCAGGTTGACAATGCTCTCTGTAGAGCGAGGGTTAAGACCAAGCGGTATGCAGAATACATGGACACAAAGGATAAAAAAAAGGAGGTGTTAAAGGTGCCAATTAGCGGATACACCATCTTTATGAAAGAGCAGTACAGAAAAGGACTAACAATGGATCAAGCTCTTGAGGCCTATAGAGAGCTATCACCGGAGAAGAAGGAAGTGTTGTCAAACGAAGCAAAGTAG
- a CDS encoding DUF2188 domain-containing protein encodes MIKKNFHSVPQGDAWAIKKEGVDRPVSKHRTQAIAEEKTRVLARRVEVEAIYHNKQGIIKGRDSYGNDPCPPKDKN; translated from the coding sequence ATGATCAAGAAAAATTTTCACAGCGTTCCTCAGGGTGATGCTTGGGCAATAAAAAAAGAGGGTGTTGATAGGCCGGTTTCAAAACACAGAACACAGGCCATTGCAGAAGAAAAAACTCGTGTTCTTGCTAGAAGGGTTGAAGTAGAAGCAATCTATCATAACAAACAGGGGATTATTAAAGGCAGAGATAGTTATGGAAATGATCCATGTCCACCAAAAGACAAAAATTAA